The following proteins are co-located in the Pseudomonas synxantha genome:
- a CDS encoding OBAP family protein, with protein MKKLSLTLSIALLTACASNNSPSNVVAPGDAKSPTTRTLDAGAAVLQSRPPVDALNAYLDGFHFYNGHPDVQMEAHHYCAILNEEVIQCVIYDGNRKDAKLMGVEYIISEQLFNTLPAQEKALWHSHVHEVKSGQLVAPGIPQVAEHALMEKLVHTYGKTWHTWHTDLHKQLPLGVPQLMMGFTTDGQADPKMVAERDKRLGVDSNQKKAARADIAAPAIAPGADAWRQGRIIQIDDPTQTPHRH; from the coding sequence ATGAAAAAACTCAGTCTGACACTGTCCATTGCCTTGCTGACCGCCTGCGCCAGCAACAACTCACCGTCCAATGTGGTTGCGCCCGGTGATGCGAAATCGCCCACCACGCGCACCCTGGATGCTGGCGCTGCGGTGCTGCAATCGCGCCCGCCGGTGGATGCGTTGAATGCCTACCTGGACGGCTTCCATTTCTACAACGGCCACCCCGATGTGCAGATGGAAGCTCACCACTACTGCGCGATCCTCAATGAAGAAGTGATCCAGTGCGTGATCTACGACGGCAACCGCAAGGATGCCAAGCTGATGGGTGTGGAATACATCATCAGTGAGCAGCTGTTCAACACCCTGCCAGCGCAGGAGAAGGCGCTGTGGCATAGCCACGTGCATGAGGTCAAATCAGGCCAGTTGGTTGCACCGGGCATTCCACAGGTGGCCGAACATGCCCTGATGGAGAAACTCGTGCATACCTATGGCAAGACCTGGCACACCTGGCATACGGACCTTCACAAGCAGCTGCCGTTGGGCGTGCCGCAACTGATGATGGGCTTTACCACCGACGGCCAGGCCGACCCGAAGATGGTCGCCGAGCGGGATAAGCGCCTGGGCGTGGACAGTAACCAGAAGAAGGCCGCACGCGCGGATATCGCCGCACCCGCCATTGCTCCAGGGGCGGACGCGTGGCGCCAAGGCAGGATTATCCAGATCGACGACCCTACCCAGACTCCCCACCGGCACTGA
- a CDS encoding peptidase M42, which translates to MQPQPNDDHCNDDAQGVAQLLERLLRARGPGGQEDEVRAICLESLGPLCDETWVDPAGNVIGLIKAAQGNHEPGRAVKIMAHMDEIAMVVKHVEADGTLRVTALGGANPVNFGMCPVDILGDHQIIPGVLSFGSMHMTANAPQGADVLSGDVHWNDVHVITRCSSQILRDYGVRPGSRVTLSQHWREPFRVGDAIAAHFLDDRAPIAAVLLAAQCLKRRRQALSCDVYFVFTTLEEECNAGAMYAAATLPGDTTIAVEVGPVMDEYGTRLGVDPIINTGDLKGYYTRSVVSGLAAAAQRCGYAPQYALLVDFASDASAVMSNGTSARAGCVAIPTENTHGYEVIVDGAIQACAQTLADYLATY; encoded by the coding sequence ATGCAGCCCCAGCCAAACGATGACCATTGCAACGACGATGCGCAGGGCGTGGCACAACTGCTTGAAAGACTGTTGCGCGCGCGTGGCCCCGGAGGCCAGGAAGACGAGGTGCGTGCCATTTGCCTGGAAAGCCTCGGACCGCTGTGTGACGAAACCTGGGTCGATCCCGCTGGCAATGTGATCGGCCTGATCAAGGCGGCGCAGGGCAACCACGAGCCCGGGCGTGCGGTGAAAATCATGGCGCACATGGATGAAATCGCCATGGTGGTCAAGCATGTCGAAGCGGATGGCACGCTGCGCGTGACGGCGTTGGGCGGCGCGAATCCGGTGAACTTCGGCATGTGCCCGGTGGATATTCTCGGCGATCACCAGATTATCCCGGGTGTGCTGTCCTTTGGCTCGATGCACATGACGGCCAACGCGCCCCAGGGCGCCGATGTGTTGTCCGGGGATGTGCACTGGAATGATGTGCATGTCATCACTCGTTGCTCAAGTCAGATTTTGCGTGATTATGGGGTGCGTCCCGGCAGCCGCGTAACCCTGAGCCAACACTGGCGCGAGCCGTTTCGGGTGGGGGACGCCATTGCCGCGCACTTCCTGGACGACCGTGCGCCCATCGCCGCGGTGCTCCTTGCTGCGCAGTGCCTAAAGCGACGACGACAAGCGCTTTCCTGCGATGTGTACTTCGTCTTCACCACCCTTGAAGAAGAGTGCAATGCTGGCGCCATGTACGCTGCGGCAACGCTGCCGGGCGATACCACTATCGCGGTGGAAGTCGGCCCGGTGATGGACGAGTACGGTACGCGTCTGGGGGTCGATCCGATTATCAATACCGGCGACCTGAAAGGTTATTACACCCGCTCGGTAGTGAGCGGCCTGGCGGCTGCAGCGCAACGCTGTGGTTATGCGCCGCAATACGCCCTGCTGGTGGATTTTGCCTCGGATGCCAGCGCGGTCATGAGTAACGGCACCTCGGCTCGCGCCGGCTGTGTGGCGATTCCCACGGAAAACACCCATGGCTATGAGGTGATCGTCGACGGTGCGATCCAAGCGTGCGCACAGACCCTGGCCGACTACCTGGCCACGTACTGA
- a CDS encoding (2Fe-2S)-binding protein translates to MELRINQKAYQVDAEADTPLLWVIRDNLGLTGTKYGCGLAQCGACSVLVDGNVVRSCVTPVAGVIGREITTIEAIETDEVGKRVVATWVERQVAQCGYCQSGQVMAATALLKHTPAPTAEQINAAMINLCRCGTYNAIQSAMQDLAKQESV, encoded by the coding sequence ATGGAATTACGTATCAACCAAAAGGCCTATCAAGTCGATGCCGAAGCCGACACCCCCTTGTTGTGGGTGATCCGCGACAATCTGGGGCTGACCGGCACCAAGTACGGCTGCGGCCTGGCCCAGTGCGGCGCCTGCTCGGTGCTGGTGGACGGCAACGTGGTGCGCTCCTGCGTCACCCCGGTGGCGGGCGTGATCGGCCGCGAAATCACCACCATCGAGGCCATCGAAACCGATGAGGTGGGCAAGCGTGTGGTCGCCACCTGGGTCGAGCGCCAAGTGGCGCAATGCGGTTACTGTCAGTCCGGGCAGGTGATGGCGGCCACTGCATTGCTCAAACACACCCCGGCGCCCACCGCTGAGCAGATTAACGCGGCGATGATCAACTTGTGCCGCTGCGGCACTTATAACGCTATCCAGAGCGCCATGCAGGACCTGGCAAAGCAGGAGAGCGTCTGA
- a CDS encoding DUF6555 family protein, translating to MKTNELFTIEYQLHGKPKSFILRAPQMNNADAWHWASCDAGVAVIPRFGQNNLKRVSKPMAEKYGITDVRWCGAAQLQWAEDLTQ from the coding sequence ATGAAAACCAACGAACTGTTTACCATCGAGTATCAACTTCACGGCAAGCCCAAGTCGTTCATCTTGCGTGCGCCGCAGATGAATAATGCCGACGCCTGGCATTGGGCAAGTTGCGATGCCGGTGTGGCGGTCATACCGAGGTTCGGGCAAAACAACCTCAAGCGCGTTTCCAAACCGATGGCGGAAAAATACGGCATCACTGATGTGCGCTGGTGCGGTGCGGCGCAACTCCAGTGGGCGGAGGATTTGACACAATGA
- a CDS encoding GNAT family N-acetyltransferase, whose protein sequence is MTESRFAPAPPRWLIRQAMPDDVHALVGLDAYATAHASRRVFIYDAVVRQQCLVAVDAGVCAGYLVLTHDFFDHGFVALVVVSPAHQRQGVALRLLAAAEAACKTPKLFASTNASNTASQALMTKAGFVPSGQIENLDEGDPERIYVKFIR, encoded by the coding sequence ATGACTGAATCCCGCTTTGCCCCCGCCCCCCCACGCTGGCTGATCCGCCAGGCCATGCCCGATGATGTGCATGCCCTGGTCGGACTGGATGCCTACGCCACCGCCCACGCCAGCCGTCGCGTGTTTATCTATGACGCCGTGGTTCGCCAGCAATGCCTGGTCGCCGTCGACGCTGGCGTATGCGCCGGCTACCTGGTGCTCACCCATGACTTTTTCGATCACGGCTTCGTCGCGCTGGTGGTTGTGTCACCCGCGCACCAGCGCCAGGGTGTGGCCCTGCGTCTGCTGGCGGCAGCCGAAGCGGCCTGCAAGACGCCCAAGCTCTTCGCCTCGACCAATGCCTCCAACACCGCATCCCAAGCACTTATGACCAAGGCCGGCTTTGTCCCCAGCGGGCAGATCGAGAACCTTGACGAAGGTGACCCGGAGCGCATTTACGTCAAATTCATTCGCTGA
- a CDS encoding N-acetyltransferase — protein MIRDFQHTDLKPVLDIWLQASIQAHHFIAPSFWHDQLGAMRDVYLPSAVTRVFEADGTVLGFSCVYEDTLAALFVAPAHQGGGVGTRLLADAMESRSVLQLSVYSQNLPSLHFYKKHGFIVLNEQRDEHTGHLEKVMCWSAAGVPGTFP, from the coding sequence ATGATTCGCGACTTTCAACACACTGACCTGAAACCTGTGCTGGATATCTGGCTGCAAGCTTCAATCCAGGCCCATCACTTCATCGCCCCGTCGTTCTGGCATGACCAACTGGGCGCCATGCGTGACGTCTACCTGCCCAGCGCCGTGACACGCGTGTTTGAGGCCGATGGAACAGTCCTCGGGTTCAGTTGCGTGTATGAAGACACCCTGGCGGCGCTGTTTGTAGCGCCCGCGCATCAGGGCGGCGGCGTGGGTACGCGGTTGCTCGCAGACGCAATGGAATCCCGATCAGTTTTACAACTGAGCGTGTATTCGCAAAATTTACCCAGCCTGCACTTTTACAAGAAACACGGGTTTATCGTACTCAACGAACAACGGGACGAACATACGGGTCACTTGGAAAAGGTGATGTGCTGGAGCGCTGCTGGCGTCCCAGGAACCTTTCCTTGA
- a CDS encoding CinA family protein, protein MSIAVSTIDYLKQYDMTLTTAESCTAGKIITLLSEVEGGGACIESGYVVYSPEAKQRLLGVRAYTIETFNLTSCEVAREMAAGAMHDSPADVAVATTGLLGPDDMDGIPAGTICFAWAYRVGQGVTIFSRKERFLGSREQVQLYAAEHALKWLAHFHQRALAGEQG, encoded by the coding sequence GTGTCTATCGCCGTTTCCACTATTGACTACCTGAAACAATACGATATGACCCTTACCACGGCCGAGTCCTGTACAGCGGGGAAAATCATCACCCTGCTGTCGGAAGTCGAGGGCGGTGGGGCGTGTATCGAGAGTGGGTACGTGGTGTATTCCCCTGAAGCCAAGCAGCGTTTGTTGGGCGTACGTGCGTATACGATTGAGACCTTCAACCTCACCAGTTGCGAGGTCGCCCGTGAGATGGCCGCAGGCGCGATGCACGACAGTCCGGCGGACGTGGCCGTGGCCACCACCGGGCTGCTCGGCCCTGACGACATGGATGGCATTCCAGCCGGGACCATTTGCTTCGCCTGGGCTTATCGGGTGGGGCAGGGGGTGACTATTTTCAGCCGCAAGGAACGCTTCCTGGGTTCTCGTGAGCAAGTACAGTTGTACGCGGCGGAGCATGCCTTGAAGTGGCTGGCACATTTTCACCAGCGCGCCCTGGCCGGTGAGCAAGGCTAG
- a CDS encoding xanthine dehydrogenase family protein molybdopterin-binding subunit codes for MNTPIKIPQGLLDLASGEPINLSRRRFLASTAVGALVIGFGLPLGSARVQAATSAAERGTQVPAFLEIRPDGSVRLLSPFMEGGQGTHTAMAQIVGEELDADPATFIVESAPPGEAYVVMENGMRITGGSMSVRMSYPTMRRLGALARAMLLQAAAEQMGVPVAQLTTQPGRVVHTASGRSLGYGELAGRALDMPVPDPASITLRDPSQFRWIGKPVKRLDAYDKSTGKAQYCIDLKVDGMLHAAVQHAPRLGMSVGSLRNQAEVQAMQGVHSVHVLPGAVAVVAERWWHAKRAVEAIQVDWQQAPADSTVRVMPADFSSDKHRDFLAAQQGPARDDENEGDVAGALAAAKTQVQATYHNQYLNHAQLEPPSALARYNPDGTLEVWLPNQAPDMFRNDIAKRTGLAAEKITLHSPLLGGFFGRHFLYESANPYPQAIELAKAVGRPIKLIWTREEEFLRDVLRPVAVVKFRAGLDANGLPVAIEAVSATEGPTEALAGKQGEKIDPTAMEGLSGKAYAIANKRIAQIYVKGPVMLGYWRSVGNSLNDFFYEAFLDELADKGGQDPFDLRLHLLRDNPRLTTLLQAVGELSGGWKRGPFTAEDGSRRARGVAMASPFGSHAAVIAEVSIENGQVKVHDIWQAIDPGSIVNPAIIEAQVHGAVALGLSQTLIEEAVYVDGKPRARNYDLYPVLPPARMARVHVRIVESGEKMGGIGEPPLPAVAPAVANAVAQLTGQRIRSLPLSRYTFS; via the coding sequence ATGAATACGCCCATCAAGATTCCTCAAGGCCTGCTGGACCTGGCATCGGGTGAGCCTATCAATCTGTCCCGCCGCCGCTTCCTGGCCAGCACCGCCGTAGGCGCGCTGGTGATCGGTTTCGGCTTGCCGCTGGGCTCGGCCCGAGTACAAGCGGCTACCAGCGCCGCCGAACGTGGCACCCAGGTGCCGGCGTTCCTGGAGATTCGCCCGGACGGCAGCGTGCGCTTGCTCAGCCCGTTCATGGAAGGCGGGCAAGGCACCCACACGGCCATGGCGCAAATCGTCGGCGAAGAACTGGATGCCGACCCGGCCACTTTCATCGTCGAAAGTGCGCCGCCCGGCGAAGCCTATGTAGTGATGGAAAACGGTATGCGCATCACCGGCGGCAGTATGTCGGTGCGCATGAGCTATCCGACCATGCGCCGCCTCGGCGCCCTGGCGCGGGCCATGCTGCTGCAAGCGGCGGCTGAACAAATGGGTGTGCCGGTGGCGCAATTGACTACCCAACCCGGCCGCGTGGTGCATACCGCGTCGGGCCGTTCCCTGGGCTATGGTGAATTGGCCGGCCGCGCCCTGGACATGCCGGTGCCCGACCCGGCCAGCATCACCCTGCGCGACCCGAGCCAGTTCCGCTGGATCGGCAAGCCGGTCAAGCGCCTGGATGCCTACGACAAATCCACCGGCAAGGCGCAGTACTGCATCGACCTCAAGGTCGACGGCATGCTCCACGCCGCCGTGCAGCATGCGCCGCGCCTGGGCATGAGCGTGGGCAGCCTGCGCAACCAGGCCGAGGTACAAGCCATGCAAGGCGTGCACTCGGTGCATGTGCTGCCCGGCGCGGTGGCGGTGGTGGCCGAGCGCTGGTGGCACGCCAAGCGCGCGGTCGAGGCCATCCAGGTTGACTGGCAGCAAGCCCCTGCCGATTCGACGGTACGGGTGATGCCGGCAGATTTTTCCAGCGACAAGCACCGCGACTTCCTCGCCGCCCAGCAAGGCCCGGCCCGCGATGACGAAAACGAAGGCGACGTGGCCGGCGCGCTGGCCGCTGCCAAGACCCAGGTGCAGGCCACCTACCACAACCAATACCTCAACCACGCCCAGCTTGAGCCGCCGTCGGCCCTGGCACGCTACAACCCGGACGGCACCCTGGAGGTGTGGTTGCCCAACCAGGCGCCGGATATGTTCCGCAACGACATTGCCAAGCGCACTGGCCTGGCCGCCGAGAAGATCACCTTGCACTCGCCCTTGCTGGGCGGTTTCTTTGGCCGGCATTTTCTCTATGAGTCCGCCAACCCTTACCCCCAGGCCATCGAGTTGGCCAAGGCCGTGGGGCGCCCGATCAAGCTGATCTGGACCCGTGAAGAAGAGTTCCTGCGCGATGTGCTGCGCCCGGTGGCGGTGGTCAAGTTCCGCGCCGGCCTGGACGCCAACGGCCTGCCGGTGGCCATCGAGGCGGTCAGCGCCACCGAAGGCCCGACCGAAGCCCTCGCCGGCAAACAGGGTGAAAAAATCGACCCAACGGCCATGGAGGGGCTGTCGGGCAAGGCCTATGCAATCGCGAACAAACGCATCGCGCAGATCTACGTCAAGGGCCCGGTGATGCTGGGCTACTGGCGCTCTGTAGGCAACTCGCTCAACGATTTCTTCTACGAAGCGTTCCTCGATGAGCTGGCGGACAAAGGCGGTCAAGATCCCTTTGACCTGCGCCTGCACCTGCTACGTGATAACCCGCGATTGACCACCCTGCTGCAAGCCGTGGGTGAGCTGTCCGGTGGCTGGAAGCGTGGCCCGTTCACCGCCGAAGACGGCAGCCGGCGTGCGCGGGGCGTGGCCATGGCGTCGCCGTTTGGCTCCCATGCGGCGGTGATCGCCGAAGTGTCGATTGAAAACGGCCAGGTCAAGGTGCATGACATCTGGCAGGCCATCGACCCCGGCAGCATCGTCAACCCGGCGATCATTGAAGCCCAGGTCCACGGCGCTGTGGCCCTGGGGTTGTCGCAAACGTTGATCGAGGAAGCGGTGTACGTGGATGGAAAGCCACGGGCACGCAACTACGACCTTTACCCAGTGCTGCCGCCTGCGCGGATGGCGCGGGTGCATGTGCGTATTGTCGAGAGTGGCGAAAAGATGGGCGGTATCGGCGAACCGCCGCTGCCCGCGGTGGCGCCGGCGGTGGCCAACGCGGTGGCGCAGTTGACCGGCCAGCGCATCCGCAGTCTGCCATTGAGCCGCTACACCTTTAGCTAA
- a CDS encoding DUF421 domain-containing protein encodes MDSVLRAAAIYLVLLVLFKVAGRRTLAELTTFDLVLLMVIGEATQQALLGDDFSLTNAVMVIVTLIAIDIGFSLVKQRSTWFARVLDGGPTVLVEEGQVLHKRLKHARLDEGDILEAARSTQGLVEIRQIRFAILERNGKISVIPYE; translated from the coding sequence ATGGACTCTGTGTTGCGGGCTGCGGCGATTTACCTGGTACTGCTGGTGCTGTTCAAGGTTGCCGGCAGGCGCACACTGGCTGAACTCACCACCTTTGACCTGGTGCTGTTGATGGTCATCGGCGAGGCCACCCAGCAGGCACTGCTCGGCGACGATTTCTCGCTGACCAATGCCGTGATGGTGATCGTCACCTTGATTGCCATCGACATTGGCTTCTCGCTGGTCAAGCAGCGCTCAACCTGGTTCGCACGGGTGCTGGATGGCGGGCCGACGGTGCTGGTCGAGGAGGGCCAGGTACTGCACAAACGCCTCAAGCATGCGCGCCTGGATGAAGGCGACATCCTTGAGGCGGCCCGGTCCACCCAAGGGCTTGTCGAGATCCGGCAGATACGCTTCGCGATTCTGGAGCGCAACGGCAAGATCTCGGTCATCCCCTACGAATAA
- a CDS encoding c-type cytochrome, which translates to MNNRRFARTAGWLVLPCLVAAGLLAWYVTRQPASPFEQQQATSFEPALVSRGEYVARVSDCVACHSLAGKQPFAGGLEMATPLGAIHATNITPDREHGIGAYSLADFDRAVRHGVAPGGRRLYPAMPYPSYVKLSDDDVKALYAFFMQGVQPANQANIPSDIPWPLNMRWPIALWNGVFAPTATYTAKPGQDALWNRGAYIVQGPGHCGSCHTPRGLAFNEKALDESGAPFLAGALLDGWYAPSLRQDHNTGLGRWSEAQIVQFLKTGRNAHAVVYGSMTEAFNNSTQFMQDEDLAAIARYLKSLPGDPQRDGSPWQYQAVANTPAQNPGAHTYATRCASCHGLDGKGQPEWMPPLAGATSALAKEDASAINITLNGSQRVVTAGLPDAYRMPAFREQLSDQEIADVLSYVRGTWGNNGGAVDAKAVGKLRGHTDPASSSPIILHMR; encoded by the coding sequence ATGAACAACCGCCGATTCGCAAGAACCGCAGGGTGGCTGGTGCTGCCCTGCCTGGTCGCCGCAGGCCTGCTGGCCTGGTACGTCACACGCCAGCCCGCTTCGCCTTTTGAACAGCAACAGGCTACAAGTTTCGAGCCCGCCTTGGTCAGTCGCGGCGAATACGTTGCGCGGGTGAGTGACTGCGTGGCCTGTCACAGCCTCGCCGGCAAGCAGCCCTTTGCCGGTGGCCTGGAAATGGCCACGCCACTGGGGGCGATTCACGCCACCAACATCACCCCCGACCGCGAGCATGGCATTGGCGCCTATAGCCTGGCCGACTTCGACCGCGCCGTACGCCACGGCGTAGCGCCGGGCGGGCGACGGCTGTACCCGGCTATGCCCTACCCGTCCTATGTAAAGCTCAGCGATGACGACGTGAAGGCGCTGTACGCGTTTTTCATGCAAGGCGTGCAACCCGCCAACCAGGCGAACATCCCCAGTGACATTCCCTGGCCGCTCAATATGCGCTGGCCCATCGCCCTGTGGAACGGCGTGTTCGCCCCCACCGCCACCTATACGGCCAAGCCCGGCCAGGACGCACTGTGGAACCGTGGCGCCTATATAGTCCAGGGCCCCGGCCATTGCGGCAGTTGCCATACACCCCGTGGCCTGGCCTTCAACGAGAAAGCCCTGGATGAGTCCGGCGCGCCGTTCCTCGCCGGTGCCCTGCTCGACGGCTGGTACGCGCCGAGCCTGCGCCAGGACCACAACACCGGCCTGGGCCGCTGGAGCGAGGCGCAGATCGTGCAGTTCCTCAAGACCGGGCGCAATGCCCATGCCGTGGTCTACGGTTCGATGACTGAAGCGTTCAACAACTCCACGCAGTTCATGCAGGACGAGGACCTGGCGGCCATCGCTCGTTACCTCAAGTCACTGCCCGGCGACCCGCAGCGTGACGGCTCACCGTGGCAGTATCAGGCGGTCGCCAACACCCCGGCGCAAAACCCGGGCGCCCATACCTATGCCACACGCTGCGCCTCGTGCCACGGCCTGGACGGCAAGGGCCAGCCGGAGTGGATGCCGCCATTGGCTGGGGCCACATCAGCCTTGGCGAAGGAAGACGCCTCCGCGATCAACATCACCCTCAACGGCTCGCAACGCGTGGTGACCGCCGGCCTGCCGGACGCCTACCGTATGCCGGCGTTCCGTGAGCAACTGTCCGATCAGGAAATCGCCGACGTGCTGAGCTATGTGCGCGGCACCTGGGGCAACAACGGTGGCGCGGTCGATGCGAAGGCTGTGGGTAAATTGCGCGGGCATACCGACCCGGCGAGTAGCAGCCCGATCATCCTGCATATGCGCTGA
- a CDS encoding IS481 family transposase — MPWTTRDTMSLKEEFVALARQPGSNKRELCRRFGISPQTAYKWLKRYEALGQPGLQEKSRRPASSPKLTQTALEAQVITLRQAHPAWGGRTISSLLEKRIAPSTVTNILHRHDLIQPSLKEHSATLRFEHDAPNDLWQMDFKGHFALQQGRCHPLTLLDDHSRFSLAIEACDNERGATVKEKMIEVFQRYGLPVRINVDNGAPWGSPRNPGEVSELSIWLIRLGIRISFSRPRHPQTNGKIERFHRSLKAEVLDGRYFSTLMDAQSAFDQWREVYNLQRPHQALGYKVPMDRYRSSPWAYPQQLSDFEYGPDDVLAKVYDSRFRFQKRYFSIAKGLRGQHIAIRPNAERDGLFDVYFCHQFLRTFDVNNPDYGA, encoded by the coding sequence ATGCCTTGGACTACGAGAGACACCATGAGCCTGAAAGAAGAGTTCGTTGCCTTAGCACGGCAACCCGGCAGCAACAAACGTGAGCTGTGTCGACGATTCGGTATCAGCCCACAAACAGCGTACAAGTGGCTCAAACGCTACGAGGCGCTGGGTCAGCCTGGTCTGCAAGAGAAATCCCGCAGACCAGCGAGCAGTCCCAAACTGACCCAGACGGCCTTGGAAGCACAAGTCATCACACTTAGACAGGCCCATCCAGCATGGGGCGGACGCACAATTAGTAGCCTGTTGGAAAAGCGCATCGCCCCCAGCACCGTCACCAATATCTTGCACCGGCATGACCTGATTCAACCGTCTCTGAAGGAGCATTCGGCGACGCTGCGATTTGAACACGACGCGCCTAATGATCTTTGGCAGATGGATTTCAAAGGGCATTTCGCACTGCAGCAAGGTCGATGCCACCCCCTGACTCTGTTGGACGACCACTCCCGGTTCAGCCTAGCCATTGAGGCCTGTGATAACGAACGGGGAGCCACGGTGAAGGAGAAGATGATTGAGGTTTTCCAGCGCTATGGCTTGCCGGTTCGGATCAACGTTGATAACGGTGCTCCCTGGGGCTCGCCACGCAATCCAGGTGAGGTTTCAGAGTTGAGTATCTGGCTGATTCGCCTGGGAATCCGGATCAGCTTCAGCCGTCCTCGCCACCCTCAAACCAATGGAAAGATCGAACGTTTCCACCGCTCGCTCAAAGCAGAAGTACTTGATGGACGGTACTTTTCCACACTGATGGACGCTCAATCGGCTTTTGATCAATGGCGTGAGGTTTATAACCTGCAGCGCCCTCATCAGGCGCTGGGCTACAAGGTGCCGATGGACCGCTATCGGAGTAGCCCCTGGGCATATCCACAGCAACTGTCGGACTTTGAATATGGCCCAGATGATGTATTGGCAAAGGTTTATGACAGTCGATTTCGCTTTCAGAAACGCTACTTCAGCATCGCCAAAGGCCTGCGTGGGCAACACATAGCAATACGCCCTAACGCTGAAAGAGATGGCTTGTTTGACGTCTATTTCTGCCATCAATTTCTACGGACCTTCGACGTAAACAACCCTGACTACGGGGCATAA
- a CDS encoding MerR family DNA-binding protein gives MAVIALGQAGGLSLDEILAMLSPNGQAEVDRSVLLAKADEIDATVKQLKAMSRGLRHAAACPAPNHAQCPNFQRLLKSLPQGRSSAVLSDATLGFGLFNQPLRHHDSRLSTH, from the coding sequence TTGGCGGTAATCGCGCTCGGCCAGGCCGGTGGACTGTCGTTGGATGAGATATTGGCCATGCTGTCGCCCAATGGCCAGGCCGAGGTGGATAGAAGTGTGCTGCTGGCCAAGGCCGATGAGATCGATGCGACGGTCAAACAACTGAAGGCCATGAGTCGAGGCTTACGTCACGCCGCCGCCTGCCCTGCACCCAATCACGCGCAATGCCCAAATTTCCAGCGGTTGCTCAAATCGCTGCCGCAGGGGCGTTCAAGCGCAGTACTGTCGGACGCCACACTGGGGTTCGGCCTGTTCAATCAACCGTTGAGGCATCATGATTCGCGACTTTCAACACACTGA